The sequence CCGTCGCTATCCTTGGCCTGGGCCTGCTGCAGGGTAACGCGCTTCAGGTGTTTCATGTGGGCCTCCTTTCCCAAGTGGTTCACCTTTCATCCTACAAGACGAAACGCCGAGTGTTTCATTCATTCTCCTTCGGCGGAACCCGGCGCGCGCCTACGGAATGGCCCCCATGGCGAGTTCGCCGGTATTGGCCACCGGAAGCGTCGGCTCGACCGGCGTCGCCGGAACCATGGGGGCGGGTTGCGCCGCGCCCGAAAGCGCCTCCAGAAACGCCTGCGTGCCGCCGCCGTCCCATGCGACCGGCCCCACATGGTGCAGGGCGATGGCCCCGTCGGGCGCCACGAGGAACGTGGTCGGGATGCTGCTTACCGCGAAGGGGAACGGCAGGTCGTCCTTGCTGAGGTAGCAGGGGAACGTATAGCCGTTTTCCGTCATGAACTGCTTGACCTGTTCCGGTTCTTCACTGGAAATCAGGAGCACGGAGATCCCCGGCTTGTCCTTGACGGCGTCATGCATCCGCTGGATATTCGGCAGTTCGGCCCGGCACGGCGGGCACCAGGTAGCCCAGAAATTGAGGAACAGGGCGTTGCCCTTGAACGAGGCAATCGGAATCTCGTTCCCTTCGAGGTCCTTGACGGCCCACGCGAAGGGGTCCTGTTGCGCCAGCGGCAGTTGCGGAAACGCCAGTTCGCTGTCCGGCGGCAGGGCGCGCGGCTTGGGACCCTCGACCAGTTGCCGGACCGCGGCGGCCCAGTCGGTTTCGA comes from Candidatus Hydrogenedentota bacterium and encodes:
- a CDS encoding TlpA family protein disulfide reductase, yielding MRKIVTLYHSLIAALLGLYVALAWALLALFGRGAGLNAYLVFGPLYVPLSLLVAMTVLFLPAILFCTMRAFQRSSRNPDRFRRFPGLPALARVFSLQGIVFAALLLTFETPWADILETDWAAAVRQLVEGPKPRALPPDSELAFPQLPLAQQDPFAWAVKDLEGNEIPIASFKGNALFLNFWATWCPPCRAELPNIQRMHDAVKDKPGISVLLISSEEPEQVKQFMTENGYTFPCYLSKDDLPFPFAVSSIPTTFLVAPDGAIALHHVGPVAWDGGGTQAFLEALSGAAQPAPMVPATPVEPTLPVANTGELAMGAIP